The following are encoded together in the Pedobacter sp. D749 genome:
- a CDS encoding YraN family protein: MALHNDLGREGERIAKRYLEDNGYEILDENWTHGKAEVDLIAYKNGIIIFVEVKSRSSVAFGEPEEFVHKAKQIQMELAANAYIEIMNHQNDIRFDIIAITFTKNKNYKLNHIEDAFWPED, from the coding sequence ATGGCATTACACAACGATTTAGGTAGAGAAGGTGAACGGATTGCTAAGCGATATCTGGAAGATAATGGATACGAGATTTTAGATGAAAACTGGACGCATGGTAAAGCCGAGGTCGATTTAATTGCATATAAAAACGGCATTATAATTTTTGTAGAGGTTAAATCCCGGAGCTCTGTTGCTTTTGGCGAGCCAGAAGAATTTGTACACAAAGCAAAACAAATTCAGATGGAATTGGCCGCTAATGCCTATATTGAGATCATGAATCATCAAAATGATATCCGTTTTGATATTATTGCAATTACCTTTACAAAAAATAAAAATTATAAATTAAACCATATAGAAGATGCGTTTTGGCCTGAAGATTAA
- the dnaG gene encoding DNA primase has translation MINRETIDKIMDTARIEEVVGDFVHLKKRGTSLIGNCPFHGEKTPSFHVSVTKGIYKCFGCGKGGDSVRFIMDHEKYSYPEALKFLANKYNIEVEEAELSPQDAEAQSAKESLYVVSQYAAAFFVKQLWETDEGRGIGLSYFKERGFREDILKKFEVGYSPDVWDAMTQSATNAGHKLEFLEATGLSIKNDNGKIYDRFRGRVMFPIHNFTGRIIGFGGRTLKTDKNVPKYVNSPESEIYHKSNVLYGLFHAKKAIRDLDNCYLAEGYADVLSVHQAGIENVVASSGTSLTVEQIKLIGRFTQNITILFDGDAAGIKASLRGLDMILEEGLNVKIVSFPDGHDPDSYMHHVGAGAFKTYLEENRKDFILYKANVLLKDAGNDPIKRAGIIRDIVESIAKIPDPIKASVFIRECSSLLEIDEHILLSELNKMRSAKLKKSFDNNQRATPSSSPKPYSSGAPEPLGPPDDLWDDSAGPMGHEQPVEDNEHQEKEIVRLLLAFGHEFVNWDKIDDMYIGSFIMQNLSDVEFDDPLCKRIIDYYKSEIDNGRLPTSNHFVKHEDRDIADLAITLSTSEYALSENWLNKHLIYVKDETMNLKATILGGIFHLKKRKVEKILMNLLKEIKEEKNEDNQMILMQRYGVIKGVEREISKFLGSVIVK, from the coding sequence ATGATAAACCGCGAAACGATAGATAAGATAATGGATACCGCCCGTATTGAGGAGGTAGTTGGGGATTTTGTGCACTTAAAAAAACGCGGAACCAGTTTAATTGGTAATTGTCCTTTCCATGGCGAAAAAACACCTTCCTTTCACGTATCTGTAACTAAAGGCATATATAAATGTTTTGGTTGTGGTAAAGGGGGCGATTCGGTGCGCTTTATTATGGATCATGAAAAATATTCATATCCGGAAGCACTTAAATTTTTAGCCAATAAGTACAACATAGAAGTTGAGGAAGCCGAATTAAGCCCTCAAGATGCTGAAGCACAAAGCGCTAAAGAAAGCCTTTACGTAGTTTCGCAGTATGCCGCTGCATTTTTTGTGAAGCAGCTTTGGGAAACAGACGAGGGCAGGGGCATAGGCCTCAGCTATTTTAAAGAGCGTGGTTTTAGAGAAGACATCCTAAAAAAATTCGAGGTTGGTTATTCTCCTGATGTGTGGGATGCGATGACGCAAAGCGCAACCAATGCGGGTCATAAATTAGAGTTTTTAGAAGCTACCGGATTATCGATCAAAAACGATAATGGTAAAATTTACGATCGCTTTCGCGGCCGGGTAATGTTTCCTATCCACAACTTTACCGGCCGGATTATAGGCTTTGGAGGCAGAACGCTAAAAACGGATAAAAACGTTCCAAAATATGTAAACTCGCCTGAAAGCGAGATTTACCATAAGTCGAATGTGCTTTACGGCTTATTTCATGCCAAAAAAGCCATCCGTGATTTAGATAACTGTTACCTGGCCGAAGGTTATGCGGATGTACTTTCGGTTCATCAGGCTGGAATAGAAAACGTAGTGGCTTCATCAGGTACTTCGTTAACGGTAGAGCAGATTAAACTGATTGGCCGTTTTACCCAGAATATTACCATTTTATTTGATGGCGATGCTGCTGGTATTAAAGCCTCACTTCGTGGCTTGGATATGATTTTGGAAGAAGGGCTGAACGTTAAAATCGTTTCCTTTCCCGATGGCCATGATCCTGATTCGTATATGCATCATGTGGGGGCCGGGGCATTTAAAACCTATCTTGAGGAGAATAGAAAAGATTTTATTTTATACAAGGCGAATGTGCTGCTTAAAGATGCGGGCAACGATCCGATCAAAAGAGCAGGTATTATCCGGGATATTGTAGAAAGTATTGCTAAAATTCCAGATCCTATCAAAGCATCTGTTTTTATCCGCGAGTGTAGCAGTTTGCTCGAAATTGATGAGCATATCTTACTGAGCGAATTAAATAAAATGCGTTCGGCTAAGCTCAAAAAAAGCTTTGATAATAACCAGCGTGCGACGCCTTCTTCAAGTCCGAAACCATATTCTTCGGGTGCGCCAGAACCGCTTGGTCCGCCAGATGATTTATGGGATGACAGCGCAGGTCCGATGGGCCATGAGCAGCCTGTAGAAGATAATGAGCATCAGGAAAAGGAAATTGTCCGTTTATTACTGGCTTTCGGGCACGAGTTTGTAAACTGGGATAAAATTGATGATATGTACATCGGTTCATTCATCATGCAGAACCTGAGCGATGTAGAATTTGATGATCCACTTTGCAAAAGAATTATTGATTATTATAAATCAGAAATCGACAACGGTAGATTACCTACGTCGAACCACTTTGTTAAACATGAGGATAGGGATATCGCTGATTTGGCCATTACACTTTCAACTTCAGAATATGCATTGAGTGAAAACTGGTTAAATAAACACCTGATCTATGTTAAAGATGAAACGATGAATTTAAAAGCGACTATTTTAGGTGGTATTTTTCACCTCAAAAAACGTAAAGTCGAAAAAATATTGATGAACCTGTTGAAAGAAATTAAGGAAGAAAAAAACGAGGATAACCAAATGATTTTAATGCAGCGTTATGGCGTGATTAAAGGTGTAGAAAGAGAAATTTCTAAATTTCTGGGTTCTGTGATCGTTAAATAA
- a CDS encoding GIY-YIG nuclease family protein: MECGGTVYIITNFTHTTFYTGVTSDIIFRIKEHKEKAYPKSFSAKYNADKLIYFCSYESIEEAIAEEKRIKGGSRKKKIKLIESMNPEWKDLWEIVEE, translated from the coding sequence ATGGAATGCGGCGGAACAGTTTACATCATTACTAATTTTACGCACACTACGTTTTATACTGGAGTTACGTCTGACATTATTTTTAGGATAAAAGAACATAAAGAAAAAGCATATCCGAAATCCTTTTCTGCCAAATATAATGCGGACAAACTTATTTATTTTTGTTCTTATGAATCGATAGAGGAAGCAATTGCAGAAGAAAAGAGAATTAAGGGTGGAAGCCGAAAAAAAAAAATAAAATTAATAGAATCTATGAATCCTGAATGGAAAGATTTATGGGAGATAGTGGAAGAATAG
- a CDS encoding SGNH/GDSL hydrolase family protein: MKKVIKTSILLSFCLIALTSMTFKPKRIIFFGDSITQQGVSKNGYITLIKKSLDSTKYDVIGAGIGGNKVYDLYLRLEDDVLNKKPDLVVIYVGINDVWHKQSSHTGTDYDKYLKFYQALINKIQSVGSKVALVTPSVVGEKKDGTNELDADLNKYAEGIRILAAKNNLPVCDLRKIFAEYEAKNNPEDKEKGILTVDRVHLNETGNKLVADQLLPLVK, encoded by the coding sequence ATGAAAAAAGTAATAAAAACGAGTATTTTACTAAGCTTTTGCTTAATTGCATTAACCTCAATGACATTTAAACCAAAACGAATTATCTTTTTCGGCGATTCGATTACCCAACAGGGTGTTTCTAAAAATGGATATATAACCCTGATCAAAAAATCACTCGATTCTACAAAATACGACGTAATTGGTGCCGGTATAGGTGGCAATAAGGTTTATGATCTTTATCTGCGTTTAGAAGATGATGTTTTGAACAAGAAACCTGATTTAGTAGTGATTTATGTGGGTATTAATGATGTCTGGCATAAACAATCATCTCATACCGGAACCGATTATGATAAATATTTAAAGTTCTATCAGGCTTTGATCAATAAAATCCAAAGTGTAGGCAGCAAAGTGGCATTGGTTACCCCATCAGTTGTTGGCGAGAAAAAAGATGGTACTAATGAGTTAGATGCCGATTTGAATAAATATGCTGAAGGAATTAGAATACTGGCTGCAAAAAATAATCTTCCGGTATGCGATTTAAGAAAGATTTTCGCAGAATACGAAGCAAAAAATAATCCGGAAGATAAAGAAAAAGGCATTTTAACCGTTGATAGAGTACACCTGAACGAAACCGGTAATAAATTGGTGGCTGATCAGTTATTGCCTTTGGTTAAATAG
- a CDS encoding serine hydrolase: MQLFSSVKFKISIALLLFLGIHVQAQVLSSKQIDSVVEKTLNTFNVPGIAVSVIKDGKIIHLKGYGVSSIKTNKKVDENTLFGVASNTKAFTAAALGMLVDEKKITWDTKVTDVIPEFKMYDAYVTSEFTIRDLLTHRSGLGLGAGDLMIWPDSSTVDKKQLIHNLRYLKPVSSFRTKYDYDNLMYIVAGEVIARISGATYEDFIEGRIIKPLGMTKTAASWYRLKDKSNVIDGHAPYEGKLLPVGLSFGEIANAAGGIYSNVADMSKWVMAMINGGKYGEALDKKLFSPAVARELWTPQTIIAGGNPAAFSSYGLGWFLSNVNGNFQATHTGGLSGIVTQVTILPELKLGIIVLTNQQSGAAFNAITNSIKDGYLGVKGQDRIKTYNDNRLRNEKQANEMVAKVWSDIAAQQKLSTSKPDAKNYFGTFHDSWFGEVTISEVNGKMHFQAKNAPKLRGDMTFYKGNTFIVKWYDRSLDADAFVNFSLGNNALADGFKIEAISPLTDFSFDFQDLDFKKTDKK; the protein is encoded by the coding sequence ATGCAACTTTTTTCTTCTGTAAAATTCAAAATATCCATTGCTTTATTGCTGTTTTTGGGTATCCATGTGCAGGCACAGGTGCTTTCTTCAAAACAGATCGATAGCGTGGTTGAAAAAACGTTAAATACCTTTAATGTTCCCGGAATTGCGGTTTCTGTAATCAAAGATGGTAAAATTATTCATTTAAAAGGTTACGGTGTTAGCTCAATCAAAACCAATAAAAAGGTTGATGAAAATACCCTTTTTGGCGTTGCATCAAACACAAAAGCTTTTACCGCGGCCGCTTTAGGTATGCTGGTTGATGAAAAGAAAATTACCTGGGATACAAAAGTGACCGATGTAATTCCGGAGTTTAAAATGTACGATGCCTATGTAACCAGTGAATTTACAATCCGCGATCTGCTTACACACCGCAGCGGTTTAGGTTTGGGTGCAGGTGATTTAATGATCTGGCCTGATTCATCAACGGTAGATAAAAAGCAACTGATTCATAACCTTCGTTATCTAAAACCTGTTTCCTCTTTCCGTACCAAATATGATTACGATAATCTGATGTACATTGTTGCCGGAGAAGTGATAGCAAGGATTTCGGGAGCTACTTATGAAGATTTTATCGAAGGAAGAATCATTAAACCATTAGGCATGACTAAAACTGCTGCTTCATGGTACCGTTTAAAAGATAAATCGAACGTAATTGATGGACATGCACCTTACGAAGGTAAACTGCTTCCCGTTGGCTTAAGCTTTGGCGAAATTGCCAATGCAGCAGGAGGAATTTACTCAAACGTTGCCGATATGAGCAAATGGGTAATGGCAATGATTAACGGTGGTAAATATGGAGAAGCCCTTGATAAAAAGTTATTCAGCCCTGCAGTAGCAAGAGAACTCTGGACCCCGCAAACCATAATTGCAGGCGGTAATCCGGCAGCTTTTAGTAGCTATGGTTTAGGCTGGTTTTTGAGTAATGTTAACGGTAATTTTCAGGCAACACATACAGGTGGTTTATCAGGAATTGTAACGCAGGTAACCATTCTTCCTGAACTGAAACTCGGGATCATTGTGTTAACCAATCAGCAGTCTGGAGCCGCATTTAATGCAATAACCAATTCGATCAAAGATGGTTATTTAGGAGTTAAAGGTCAGGATAGGATTAAAACCTACAACGATAACAGATTAAGAAACGAAAAACAAGCTAATGAGATGGTCGCCAAAGTTTGGAGTGATATTGCAGCTCAACAAAAATTATCGACATCGAAACCTGATGCTAAAAATTACTTTGGTACTTTCCACGATTCGTGGTTTGGCGAAGTAACCATTAGTGAAGTAAACGGTAAAATGCATTTTCAGGCTAAAAATGCACCAAAACTGAGAGGTGATATGACTTTCTATAAGGGAAATACCTTTATTGTAAAATGGTATGACAGAAGTTTGGATGCTGATGCCTTTGTTAATTTCAGTTTAGGTAACAATGCCCTGGCCGATGGTTTTAAAATAGAAGCCATATCTCCGTTAACCGATTTCAGTTTCGATTTTCAGGACCTGGATTTTAAAAAGACCGATAAAAAATAA
- a CDS encoding M20 family metallopeptidase translates to MIKNKVQELAAHIFNDVVGYRQHIHANPELSFKEFETSLFIKDKLKKWGIEYTDCANTGVVGLITGNQPSEKVIALRADMDALPIHEANDKPYRSKNYGVMHACGHDVHTSSLLGTAYILNQLKDDFGGTIKLIFQPAEELLPGGASIMIKEGVLENPKPHHIVGQHVMPLIDAGKVGFRSGIYMASTDELYVTVTGKGGHGAQPHQNIDPVVIASHIIIALQQVVSRNADPRIPSVLSFGKVIANGATNIIPNEVKIEGTFRTLDEDWRDEAHKRMKKMAEGIAESMGGSCDFDIHRGYPFLINEEKLTANARAFAEEFLGKENVVDLDIWMAAEDFSFYSQVTDACFYRLGTGNAAKDTQYSVHTPRFDVDEDALKISTGLMAYIALKQLGN, encoded by the coding sequence ATGATCAAAAATAAAGTACAGGAACTGGCCGCTCACATTTTTAACGATGTAGTAGGTTATCGTCAACATATTCATGCCAATCCCGAATTATCTTTTAAAGAATTTGAAACTTCATTGTTCATTAAGGATAAATTAAAGAAATGGGGAATTGAATATACCGACTGCGCCAATACCGGTGTAGTAGGTTTAATTACAGGTAACCAGCCATCTGAAAAAGTTATTGCCTTACGTGCAGATATGGATGCATTACCTATCCATGAGGCAAACGACAAGCCTTACCGTTCTAAAAACTATGGCGTAATGCATGCCTGCGGACATGATGTGCACACTTCTTCACTTTTGGGAACAGCATATATTTTAAACCAGTTGAAAGATGATTTCGGTGGAACCATCAAACTGATTTTTCAGCCCGCAGAAGAACTTTTGCCAGGTGGAGCAAGCATCATGATCAAAGAAGGTGTACTCGAAAATCCAAAACCACATCATATTGTTGGTCAGCATGTAATGCCATTAATTGATGCCGGTAAAGTGGGTTTCCGTTCGGGTATTTACATGGCTTCTACAGACGAACTTTATGTTACAGTAACCGGGAAAGGCGGCCATGGCGCACAACCACACCAAAATATTGATCCGGTTGTAATCGCTTCACATATCATTATTGCTTTGCAACAGGTGGTGAGCCGCAATGCCGACCCACGTATTCCATCAGTGCTGTCTTTTGGTAAAGTAATTGCCAACGGTGCAACCAATATTATTCCGAATGAAGTAAAAATTGAAGGAACATTCAGAACTTTGGATGAAGACTGGAGGGATGAAGCACACAAACGCATGAAAAAAATGGCCGAAGGCATTGCTGAAAGCATGGGCGGAAGCTGCGATTTTGATATTCACAGAGGATATCCATTTTTAATCAACGAAGAAAAACTAACGGCAAATGCAAGAGCCTTTGCTGAAGAATTTTTGGGTAAAGAAAATGTAGTCGATTTAGATATCTGGATGGCTGCTGAAGATTTTTCTTTCTACTCGCAGGTAACAGATGCCTGTTTTTATCGTTTAGGTACTGGGAATGCAGCAAAAGACACACAATATTCAGTGCATACACCAAGGTTTGATGTGGATGAAGATGCCTTGAAAATATCAACCGGATTAATGGCTTATATTGCTTTAAAACAACTAGGAAATTAG
- a CDS encoding SPOR domain-containing protein, giving the protein MKTTITFISCLFLTITAFAQKGEVTVIKDPLIDSLIAKRLQVYKTSGEVKPGKPIVSGYGYRVQIFYGSDRREVFNQQARFKGLYPQLNTYLTYKEPNYYVRVGDFRSRLEAQRLINELRPTFPTLFIFREKINAPTLDTTTTNDQK; this is encoded by the coding sequence ATGAAAACTACAATAACTTTTATATCTTGCTTATTTCTTACCATAACTGCTTTTGCACAAAAGGGCGAAGTAACCGTTATAAAAGATCCTTTAATCGATAGTTTAATTGCCAAACGGTTGCAAGTTTATAAAACTTCAGGTGAGGTAAAACCAGGCAAACCAATTGTTTCTGGCTATGGTTACCGCGTACAGATTTTTTATGGATCAGACCGGCGTGAAGTTTTTAATCAGCAGGCACGTTTCAAAGGATTATACCCTCAGTTAAATACCTATCTCACTTATAAAGAGCCTAACTATTACGTTCGGGTGGGTGATTTCAGAAGCCGTTTAGAGGCGCAGCGCCTTATCAACGAACTCAGACCAACTTTCCCTACACTGTTTATTTTTAGGGAAAAAATAAATGCACCAACTTTAGATACCACAACAACCAATGATCAAAAATAA
- a CDS encoding PEGA domain-containing protein: protein MKRIFNIAAVSATLLLSSCATIFTGTKQTVQINSNPPAATIEVDGVKAGVTPMAVPLKKGFTGQTVSLKLDGYETKTFQPVTTFNPVAVLNLLGMIGWAVDAATGAMMKYDPKVYEFTLEPKKTN from the coding sequence ATGAAAAGAATTTTTAACATTGCCGCTGTTTCAGCGACATTGCTGCTATCGAGCTGCGCGACTATTTTTACGGGTACAAAACAAACCGTTCAAATCAATTCCAATCCTCCGGCCGCTACTATCGAAGTAGATGGGGTTAAAGCAGGGGTAACACCTATGGCAGTACCCTTAAAAAAAGGATTTACCGGACAGACCGTCTCATTAAAACTTGATGGTTACGAAACCAAAACATTCCAGCCCGTAACTACTTTTAACCCTGTCGCTGTACTAAACTTATTGGGTATGATTGGTTGGGCTGTTGATGCCGCTACAGGTGCAATGATGAAATACGATCCAAAAGTTTATGAATTTACCTTAGAACCTAAGAAAACTAATTAA
- a CDS encoding Smr/MutS family protein, with translation MKFKLGDFVRFVDEKREGYVTKIIDSQTLGVTDEDGFEIPVAVSNLTSVHGHGVVAEELDAPKPIQANIPSINKIENGIYVAVATDDKAGNVVHFHLQNHSSNILLVSLTTESKEKYAGAFHGVIASYGSTLVYSASLADLDLWPEFNFQVLVFSKADVKPIDPLVIRKKFRAKDFSTEQKELPQLRNKGWFIRLDDLVPVSIDPQKLKESFFKSSEEKRTVEAPQKEIDLHIEKLRDDHHFLEADEMLQIQINHFQTSMDAAVVHHFDKIVFIHGSGNGTLRDKIHKLISKNPHVKTYMDARKEKFGYGATEVVFK, from the coding sequence ATGAAATTTAAACTGGGAGATTTTGTGCGTTTTGTTGATGAAAAACGTGAGGGTTATGTAACGAAAATTATTGATAGCCAAACTTTGGGTGTTACCGATGAGGATGGTTTTGAAATTCCTGTTGCGGTAAGTAATTTAACTTCTGTACACGGTCATGGTGTGGTAGCCGAAGAGTTGGATGCTCCCAAGCCTATTCAGGCAAATATCCCCAGCATTAACAAAATTGAAAATGGCATTTATGTTGCCGTTGCTACCGATGATAAGGCTGGTAATGTGGTGCATTTCCACCTGCAAAACCATTCGTCGAATATTTTATTGGTCAGCCTAACCACCGAAAGTAAAGAAAAATATGCTGGTGCTTTTCATGGGGTAATCGCATCTTATGGCTCCACTTTAGTTTATTCTGCATCGTTAGCTGATCTTGATCTTTGGCCGGAATTTAACTTTCAGGTTTTGGTATTCAGCAAAGCTGATGTGAAACCGATTGACCCATTGGTAATCCGTAAGAAGTTTAGGGCAAAAGATTTTAGTACCGAACAAAAGGAATTGCCTCAATTGAGGAATAAAGGTTGGTTCATCCGTTTGGATGATCTCGTTCCGGTATCCATCGATCCACAGAAATTAAAGGAAAGTTTTTTTAAATCATCAGAAGAGAAAAGAACGGTTGAAGCTCCTCAAAAAGAAATTGATCTGCACATCGAAAAACTGAGGGACGATCATCATTTCTTAGAAGCAGACGAAATGTTGCAGATACAGATCAATCATTTTCAAACGTCGATGGATGCTGCGGTTGTACATCATTTTGATAAAATTGTCTTCATTCACGGCTCAGGTAACGGTACCTTAAGGGATAAAATCCATAAACTGATCAGCAAAAATCCACATGTAAAAACATACATGGATGCGAGGAAAGAAAAATTTGGTTATGGCGCCACTGAAGTAGTTTTTAAATAA
- the rsgA gene encoding ribosome small subunit-dependent GTPase A: MQGLVIKSTGSWYSVLADNGERYDCRIVGKFRIKGLKTTNPIAVGDRVKFDLEKDSNQGLINEMLPRKNYIIRKSINLSKQAQILAANLDMAMLVVTLASPRTSLGFIDRFLVTAEAYDVPAVLVFNKLDLFSKEGLEILQEFKDIYENIGYACYEVSALKGINIPVIQELITDKITLISGHSGVGKSSLINALMPDRDLRTGEVSDWSDKGQHTTTFAEMFELPQGGFIVDSPGIRELGVIDIEKEELGHFFREIFKTSHDCRFNNCKHVNEPGCAVIEAVNEGEIAVSRYESYLSIYHGNDTRH, translated from the coding sequence ATGCAGGGATTAGTTATTAAATCTACAGGGAGCTGGTATAGTGTTTTGGCCGATAATGGTGAACGCTACGATTGCCGGATTGTAGGCAAATTCAGGATTAAAGGACTTAAAACCACCAACCCGATTGCGGTTGGAGACAGGGTGAAATTTGATCTGGAAAAGGATAGCAATCAGGGTTTGATCAACGAAATGCTGCCGCGTAAAAACTACATCATCCGCAAATCGATCAACCTGAGCAAACAGGCGCAAATACTGGCCGCCAATCTGGATATGGCCATGCTGGTGGTTACACTCGCTTCACCTCGTACTTCTTTAGGTTTTATCGACCGTTTTTTAGTTACTGCTGAAGCTTATGATGTTCCAGCTGTATTGGTATTTAATAAACTCGATCTGTTTAGTAAAGAAGGATTGGAAATTCTTCAGGAGTTTAAAGATATCTACGAAAATATCGGCTACGCCTGCTACGAAGTTTCAGCTTTAAAAGGCATTAACATTCCGGTTATCCAGGAATTGATTACCGATAAAATTACCCTGATATCAGGTCACTCAGGAGTGGGAAAATCAAGTCTGATCAATGCTTTAATGCCCGATCGCGATTTAAGAACAGGTGAAGTGTCAGACTGGAGCGATAAGGGCCAACATACCACTACGTTTGCCGAAATGTTCGAACTGCCGCAGGGCGGTTTTATTGTAGATTCGCCAGGTATCAGAGAACTGGGGGTGATCGATATCGAGAAGGAAGAACTAGGACATTTTTTTCGAGAAATCTTCAAAACCTCGCACGATTGTCGCTTTAATAACTGCAAACATGTTAACGAACCGGGCTGTGCTGTTATTGAAGCCGTAAATGAAGGTGAAATTGCGGTTTCGAGATATGAAAGTTACCTGAGTATTTATCATGGTAACGATACAAGGCATTAA
- the fumC gene encoding class II fumarate hydratase translates to MSFRIEHDTMGEVQVPADKYWGAQTERSRNNFKIGPEGSMPKEIIHAFGYLKKAAALANTELGVLSAEKSDLIAKACDEIIAGQLDDQFPLVIWQTGSGTQSNMNGNEVIANRAHVINGGSLADDKKVLHPNDDVNKSQSSNDTYPTAMHIAAYKLTVENTIPGLEKLRNTLAKKVEEFSTIVKTGRTHFMDATPLTLGQEFSGYVQQIDNSIRAIKNALVMVSELALGGTAVGTGLNTPKGYDVLVAKKIADLTGLPFVTAPNKFEALAAHDAMVELSGALKRTAVALMKVANDVRMLSSGPRCGIGEIVIPDNEPGSSIMPGKVNPTQPEALTMVCAQVIGNDVAVSVGGMSGHFELNVFKPLIAANVLQSARLIGDACVSFTDKCAEGITANLPEIEKHLQNSLMLVTALNPHVGYENAAKIAKKAHKENKTLKAAAVELGLLTNEQFDEWVRPEDMVGSLK, encoded by the coding sequence ATGAGTTTCAGAATAGAACACGATACCATGGGCGAGGTGCAGGTACCAGCCGACAAATACTGGGGTGCACAAACCGAACGCTCACGCAATAACTTTAAAATCGGTCCGGAAGGCTCGATGCCAAAAGAAATTATCCACGCTTTTGGATACCTGAAAAAAGCAGCAGCGCTTGCCAATACCGAACTGGGTGTATTATCAGCAGAAAAATCAGATTTGATTGCTAAAGCCTGTGATGAGATTATTGCTGGTCAATTGGATGATCAGTTTCCGTTGGTGATCTGGCAAACGGGTTCAGGTACACAAAGTAATATGAATGGCAACGAGGTGATTGCAAACCGTGCTCACGTAATAAACGGTGGCTCATTAGCTGACGATAAAAAAGTACTTCACCCTAATGATGATGTAAATAAATCACAATCATCAAACGATACTTACCCAACTGCAATGCACATTGCAGCCTATAAACTTACGGTAGAAAATACCATCCCAGGTTTAGAGAAATTAAGAAATACTCTAGCCAAAAAAGTAGAAGAATTCAGTACGATTGTTAAAACCGGCCGCACACACTTTATGGATGCGACCCCACTTACTTTAGGACAGGAATTTTCTGGTTATGTACAACAGATTGATAACAGCATCAGGGCAATTAAAAATGCTTTGGTTATGGTTTCTGAGCTGGCTTTGGGCGGAACGGCTGTTGGTACAGGCTTAAATACGCCAAAAGGATACGATGTTTTAGTGGCTAAAAAAATTGCAGATTTAACTGGTTTACCTTTTGTTACGGCTCCAAATAAATTTGAAGCGCTGGCTGCACACGATGCCATGGTAGAACTTTCTGGTGCATTAAAACGTACTGCAGTTGCTTTAATGAAGGTAGCTAATGATGTGAGAATGTTAAGTTCTGGCCCACGTTGTGGCATTGGTGAAATTGTAATTCCTGATAACGAACCGGGATCTTCAATTATGCCTGGTAAAGTTAACCCTACACAACCAGAAGCTTTAACGATGGTTTGTGCACAGGTAATTGGTAACGATGTTGCTGTTTCAGTAGGCGGCATGTCTGGCCATTTTGAACTGAATGTATTTAAACCTTTAATTGCAGCCAATGTATTACAGTCGGCCCGCTTAATTGGTGATGCCTGCGTTTCTTTCACTGATAAATGTGCAGAAGGAATTACCGCTAATTTGCCAGAAATTGAGAAACATTTACAAAATTCTTTAATGTTGGTTACGGCTCTGAATCCACATGTGGGTTACGAAAATGCAGCTAAAATTGCGAAGAAAGCACATAAAGAAAATAAAACGTTAAAAGCAGCAGCTGTAGAGTTGGGCTTGCTGACCAACGAACAGTTTGATGAGTGGGTACGCCCGGAAGACATGGTTGGAAGTTTAAAATAA
- a CDS encoding fumarate hydratase, with product MSKPQLGLRLCYIFLFTLSILHIACSPRPNVQGKGEEFMQGVWNEDSVAFSNKLSNYTQHHFKFTCDSVYIDMVTHSKVNFYEDSCYNNGIWKEYAKGVYVVKGDTLFIGATFTHANYKQKISGCYRIGRYEKNFLINKKTADTLTLESLSDQREIKLTLKEKITCIPKEL from the coding sequence ATGAGTAAACCGCAATTAGGATTAAGGCTTTGTTATATTTTCCTTTTTACATTATCCATATTACATATAGCTTGTAGCCCGCGGCCTAATGTACAGGGCAAAGGCGAAGAGTTTATGCAAGGTGTTTGGAATGAAGATTCAGTCGCTTTTAGTAACAAATTAAGCAATTACACACAACACCATTTCAAGTTCACCTGCGATTCTGTTTATATTGATATGGTTACCCATAGCAAAGTAAATTTTTACGAGGATTCTTGTTATAACAATGGCATTTGGAAAGAATATGCCAAAGGTGTTTATGTGGTTAAAGGTGATACGTTATTTATAGGCGCAACCTTTACACACGCTAATTATAAACAAAAAATATCAGGATGTTACCGCATCGGTCGCTACGAAAAAAACTTCCTCATCAACAAAAAAACTGCAGATACCTTAACTTTAGAAAGTTTGAGCGATCAGCGTGAAATTAAACTAACACTTAAAGAGAAAATTACCTGCATACCTAAAGAATTATAA